One Deltaproteobacteria bacterium genomic window, GATCTCCTCCACCAGGACCAGTTCGCCGAGTTGGTTCGGCAGGCACATGACCGCCCTGCCCCGATTGATCTTCGCGATTGTGTGGGTGAATTCCACCAGCACCGGGTTGTCGTCCAGCATGAAGGTTTCGATGTTCATCCCCATAGCCGTGACCTTGCGCACCTCGGCCAGGGTCGCCCTGCAGGCATTGGGGCTCAACCCGAACATGGATTCCGGAAGTTCGACGTAGAGCTTGTCTTCCAGATAATAGGCGGTGGGCTGACCATCGGTGATGACAATCACCCGGTTGTTGCGGTTGCCGCTCTTCCTGATGAGCTGCATGGCGAGCCGCAGCCCCCCCTGAAGGTTGGTGTAGGGGGCCTGGGCGTCCCACACGGAAAGAGCCAGCTCGTTGCCTTTGAGCTCACGGGCTTCGGTTGAAAACCCGACCGCGTGGAACCTGTCCTTGGGGAAGCGGGTGCGAATGTAGTGGCCCAAGGCCAGGGCCACTTTTTTCCCGGCTGCGAACCGGCCCTCCCAGGACATGGACCACGAGAGGTCCAGAAGGACCACGGTCGTCGATGTGACAAGCTGCTCCCTTTCGCGAACGCGAATGTCTTCGGGGGACAGCTCGACAGTACCGCCTGAGAGGTGACTGCGGGTCACGGCCCCTAAAATGGTGCGGTTGATGTCCAGGTCGAACCGGTCGCCGTATTCATACGGCCGCGATGAATCCGGTTCCACTTCTCCGGTCTGGGGAGCATTTCCCGGCTGCCTGCCCTGCCTGTCTTTCCTGATGTGGTGGTACAACTTACCGAAAGCCGTCTCTCCCAGCACCCGCATGCCCCTGGGCGTCATGCCGACCCCTTTGCTTCCGTCCAGGTCCGCCACCCCTTCCTCTGAAAGGAGACCGGGCAGTTGGAGCAGGATGTTGAGGGATCGCCCGGCCCTGTCTCCCAAAACCCTGCGGAAGTCCTCCGGATCTATGTTGGATATGTTGCCGCTCATGAGCCGCTGCTGCACCTGTTCGATGGCATGAAACCGGCGCATCAGCTCGACGGCATGGTCGAAATCCAGTGCCTCCTCCCCCCTGAACTTTTCGCCGAATTCGCCGTAAAAACGATACAGGTCGAGAATGTCGTTTTCCCGATGGCGCCATTGAGCAAGAAGGTCCCGGCTTTCAGGGTTTTCGAAATCGAATGAGGAGAGCGTTTTCAACTTTTCCATCAGCCCGGGAGGCAGGGATGCATAGTCCGGAAGCGGGGGTCGCCCTTGCCGGGCCCGGGTTGCGGCTTCATCGGCCAAAAGGAACCGGAGGTCATCCATGGGTTTGTCGAAAGCGGACTCCAGGTTGTATCGGGAGAAAAGGTCGTTTTTCTTTTTTTCGAGCTCTGCAATCATTTCGGAAAGCCCCATTACCCTGAAGTTCATGCCCGCCATTGGAAATCCTTCCCAGAACATCCGTGCCAGGGACATGTTGGGGCTCATGCCTTTCATGATGTTCTCCATGAACTGGTCGACAACGTCCTTCTTGTTCAGGCTGAAGGGCTCCTGGGTGCCGTCCCATTTTTTATAGACAAAGAGTTTCATGCGAGATTCAGGTATAAACTATCCTTCTGTGCTCCACCTCCCTGTTGAGTTTCCCGGAAAGATGAAGCCCTTCCAGGATAAACTCGATGGCCGCTGCCGCCTGGCCTGGATCGTCCGAGGACACCAGGGATTCGACGGCCTCCTTCAACCCGCCGATGACCTTGTACCCCTCCAAATAATTTTCCGAAGGCTGATCGCTGGATATTTCGGCGGTCATGCCTTTTTCAAAGGATGCGACAATGGATTGCAGGCCCTCCGCATCGAAGTGCTCGTCGAACACGATTTTAATTGCCGACTTGATGATATTTTCCAGAATTTCATATTGGCTGCTGCCGGGAACCTCGTACTCCATCTCCACTTTTCCGGCGATGGCGGGAAAGGATGCCTCGAGATCCGTAACGCGGGGCACGGCCGTCTTTTCGCCGGTGACGAGACTGCGCTTCAGGGCGTGGCCGGCAACGGCTTCATAGCTCCTGATGGAAACGCGGCAGCTGACCCCGGAGTGCTGGTTGATGTCCTTGCTTTTCCGGGCGTTGAAGGTGATCTGGGTCAGGATTTCCTTCATATAATCCGGTGTTTCAACGGCAACGCCGTCAAGGCGAGGTATGGCCGCCTCCTGGTCCATGATACTGATTTCGTGACGTTTTTCTTTTGGATAGTGGCTTCTTATTTGAACGTCGAAACGGTCTTTTAAGGGAGTGATGATCCTCCCCCTGTTGGTGTAATCCTCTGGGTTGGCCGTGGCAATGATTAATATATCCAGGGGCAGCCTGACCGGGAAACCCTTGATCTGGAAATCGCTTTCTTCCATGATATTGAAAAAGGCAACCTGTATCTTCTCTGCCAGGTCGGGAAGTTCATTGATGGCGAATATGCCCCGGTGGGCGCGCGGCACGAGCCCGAAGTGGATAACCGATTCATCGTCCAGGGTCCTGCCCCGGGCGATCTTTATAGGATCCACTTCACCGATCAGATCGGCCGTGCTCACGTCCGACGTGGCCAGCTTTTCCACAAGACGCCGGTCTTTGGAGATGTAGGTGATCGGTAGATCGTCGCCCATCTGTTCCAGCTTCTCGCGGCACTGCGTGCAAATGGGATCAAAGGGGTTGTCATGAATGGGGCAGCCCTCAATCGCCGGCATTTCATCATCCAGAAAATCGACCATCTGGCGAATGATACGGCTTTTTCCCTGCCCCCTTTCGCCCAGCACGATCATGTTGTGACCGCAAAGGA contains:
- a CDS encoding magnesium chelatase, which codes for MRNYDAASTLGELKKRVSGLPSIREEMRSNLIEKLKNDERLFPGILGYDDTVLPGIVNAILCGHNMIVLGERGQGKSRIIRQMVDFLDDEMPAIEGCPIHDNPFDPICTQCREKLEQMGDDLPITYISKDRRLVEKLATSDVSTADLIGEVDPIKIARGRTLDDESVIHFGLVPRAHRGIFAINELPDLAEKIQVAFFNIMEESDFQIKGFPVRLPLDILIIATANPEDYTNRGRIITPLKDRFDVQIRSHYPKEKRHEISIMDQEAAIPRLDGVAVETPDYMKEILTQITFNARKSKDINQHSGVSCRVSIRSYEAVAGHALKRSLVTGEKTAVPRVTDLEASFPAIAGKVEMEYEVPGSSQYEILENIIKSAIKIVFDEHFDAEGLQSIVASFEKGMTAEISSDQPSENYLEGYKVIGGLKEAVESLVSSDDPGQAAAAIEFILEGLHLSGKLNREVEHRRIVYT
- a CDS encoding VWA domain-containing protein — protein: MKLFVYKKWDGTQEPFSLNKKDVVDQFMENIMKGMSPNMSLARMFWEGFPMAGMNFRVMGLSEMIAELEKKKNDLFSRYNLESAFDKPMDDLRFLLADEAATRARQGRPPLPDYASLPPGLMEKLKTLSSFDFENPESRDLLAQWRHRENDILDLYRFYGEFGEKFRGEEALDFDHAVELMRRFHAIEQVQQRLMSGNISNIDPEDFRRVLGDRAGRSLNILLQLPGLLSEEGVADLDGSKGVGMTPRGMRVLGETAFGKLYHHIRKDRQGRQPGNAPQTGEVEPDSSRPYEYGDRFDLDINRTILGAVTRSHLSGGTVELSPEDIRVREREQLVTSTTVVLLDLSWSMSWEGRFAAGKKVALALGHYIRTRFPKDRFHAVGFSTEARELKGNELALSVWDAQAPYTNLQGGLRLAMQLIRKSGNRNNRVIVITDGQPTAYYLEDKLYVELPESMFGLSPNACRATLAEVRKVTAMGMNIETFMLDDNPVLVEFTHTIAKINRGRAVMCLPNQLGELVLVEEIKRRGGRV